One window from the genome of Macadamia integrifolia cultivar HAES 741 unplaced genomic scaffold, SCU_Mint_v3 scaffold995, whole genome shotgun sequence encodes:
- the LOC122070750 gene encoding receptor-like protein 13 — MGSASFSSEMVKITGFVSLLCFSFGLYGCKGCLQEERTAALQFWDFFNSHGSTVHTKLEGDDCCQWAFLGCNLFNSTNRVVIIDLFNQNSGAEKLYPNASLFTHFRELQTLELSYNNIGGWIMPEALCELRNLEVLSLIGNSLDDGGLPRCLARDLPFLREIYLESNSLNLSSPLLSAICGLRNLRVLDLSNNVLSNGSFPPCMLGTFSSLEELYLGNFTLEQSSSNVLTALQGARNLQYLDLSNNNLSDGSMRALCEARNVGILNLSYSNLNVEHIPHCLQQNHSSLEELILRDTFATKDSDALLEGLICRWKKFKRLDLSMNDLNDERLPSCLLHNNSMLEGLDLSSNNLKGSLGFSIGLCKLRKLRYLYLRNNSIDNISWTCLSSQLNSLQRLDLSQNQIPGTIPPFVSNLTSLVNLDLSSNKLEEVVFFSMFANLSKLEEINLSNNRDLEVETESPTWVPSFQLNFLALENCKIRNIPHFISNQYNLFALSLLYNSLQGTIPSWLLYNVTSLSELYLRGNHFHGPFPLPIKNRTSTLQFLDISDNNIEGQLPGNIDVLFPYLSLFNMSTNKLEGCIPPSLANINDLWILDLSNNYFVGEIPRRLTQNNTSLFLLSLSNNNLHAIGSVSNMKNLQFLGLDGNRFTTLFPIIPSSLPSLELLDISRNSITGYIQDWLPAFPQLVALLMRGNHLVGHLPTSLCQMNQLRFLDLSNNRLSGSIPSCLNNITSLLEKSELPLGTDIIFDNYMEVNKFCHKEKHVLI; from the exons ATGGGGAGTGCATCCTTTTCTTCCGAGATGGTTAAGATAACAGGTTTTGTGAGTCTCCTATGCTTTAGCTTCGGTCTTTATGGGTGCAAAGGGTGTCTCCAGGAGGAGAGGACTGCTGCCTTacaattttgggattttttcaaCTCACATGGCTCTACTGTTCATACGAAGTTGGAGGGAGATGATTGTTGTCAATGGGCATTTCTGGGCTGCAACTTGTTTAATTCGACGAACCGTGTGGTTATCATTGAtcttttcaaccaaaattcaggAGCGGAAAAATTGTACCCGAATGCTTCTTTGTTTACTCATTTCAGAGAATTACAAACTCTAGAGTTAAGTTATAACAACATCGGAGGTTGGATTATGCCAGAAG CATTATGTGAACTAAGGAATCTCGAAGTGTTGTCTCTAATTGGGAACAGTCTGGACGATGGAGGGCTTCCAAGGTGTCTTGCACGCGACCTTCCATTTTTGAGAGAGATTTACCTAGAGAGCAATTCTCTCAACTTATCATCTCCTCTTTTATCAG CaatatgtggattaaggaatcTTCGTGTGTTAGATCTAAGCAATAATGTTCTAAGTAATGGAAGCTTTCCACCTTGCATGTTGGGTACATTCTCTTCTTTGGAAGAGCTCTACTTAGGGAACTTTACCCTTGAACAATCGTCTTCTAATGTCCTAACAG CGTTACAAGGAGCAAGAAATCTTCAATACTTGGATCTAAGTAATAACAATCTCAGCGATGGAAGTATGAGAG CATTATGTGAAGCAAGAAATGTTGGGATATTGAATTTAAGTTATAGCAATCTCAATGTGGAACATATACCACATTGTCTACAACAAAATCATTCTTCTTTGGAAGAACTCATTCTAAGAGACACttttgccaccaaagactcggATGCTCTTCTAGAAG GATTAATATGTAGATGGAAGAAATTTAAAAGGTTGGATCTAAGTATGAATGATCTCAATGATGAAAGATTACCCTCTTGCCTATTGCATAACAACTCTATGCTCGAAGGCCTTGATCTGTCATCGAATAATTTAAAAGGTTCACTCGGATTCTCAATAG GGCTTTGTAAACTAAGGAAGTTACGGTACCTGTATCTTAGAAACAATTCAATTGACAATATCAGTTGGACATGTTTAAGCAGCCAATTGAATTCTTTGCAGAGGCTTGATCTTTCTCAAAATCAAATACCAGGCACCATTCCTCCTTTTGTTTCTAACCTAACCTCTCTTGTCAATCTTGATCTTTCCAGCAATAAGTTGGAAGAAGTGGTCTTCTTCTCTATGTTTGCAAATCTTTCAAAACTTGAAGAGATTAACCTTTCAAACAATAGAGATTTAGAAGTTGAAACTGAGTCCCCAACTTGGGTTCCATCTTTCCAACTAAACTTCTTAGCCTTAGAAAATTGTAAAATCAGGAACATTCCCCACTTCATTTCCAACCAATACAACTTGTTTGCCCTATCTTTGTTGTACAACTCTCTTCAAGGAACAATTCCGTCATGGTTGTTATACAATGTTACTTCACTTTCTGAATTGTACCTGAGGGGTAACCACTTTCATGGCCCATTTCCTCTGCCCATAAAAAACAGAACATCAACACTCCAATTTCTTGACATCTCCGACAACAATATTGAGGGACAACTTCCTGGAAACATTGATGTGCTTTTCCCATATTTAAGTTTGTTTAATATGTCCACAAACAAACTTGAAGGCTGCATCCCTCCGTCATTAGCCAATATTAATGACTTATGGATATTAGACTTATCGAATAATTACTTTGTAGGCGAAATACCTCGTAGATTAACTCAAAATAATACTTCCTTGTTTCTTTTAAGCTTATCAAATAACAATTTACATGCAATAGGAAGTGTTTCCAACATGAAAAATCTACAATTCTTAGGTCTTGATGGCAATCGCTTCACAACACTCTTCCCAATTATTCCATCAAGCCTTCCTTCACTCGAGCTTCTAGACATAAGTAGGAATTCCATAACCGGCTACATCCAAGATTGGCTTCCTGCTTTCCCACAATTGGTCGCACTCCTTATGAGAGGAAATCATTTAGTTGGTCACCTTCCAACTTCATTGTGTCAGATGAACCAATTACGGTTTTTGGATCTTTCAAATAATCGTCTGTCTGGAAGCATACCTTCTTGCCTCAACAACATCACCTCTTTGCTGGAAAAGTCAGAATTACCACTTGGTACAGATATTATTTTTGACAACTACATGGAAGTAAATAAATTTTGCCACAAAGAGAAACATGTACTCATATGA